In Paenibacillus algicola, a genomic segment contains:
- a CDS encoding dipeptidase yields MNADYKAYFEQHREEHLNELKEWLAIPSISALSEHKGDVAKAADWLAHKLKAAGLEHVEIHSTAGHPIITADYLHAEGKPTVLIYGHYDVQPVDPLHLWETPPFEPDVRNGKLYARGATDDKGQLFLHVKAVEAILKQEQSLPVNVKFCIEGEEEVSSPNLPLYLEQHKDKLAADAILISDTSLLAPGKPAISTGLRGLCSLELTLETANTDLHSGTYGGGVPNALHAMVELLSSLHDKQGRVSVEGFYDGVQELSAEMREEFAKQEFDEEQLKESLALDSLYGEEGFSFVERVGARPTLELNGVYGGFQGEGSKTVIPKEAHAKITCRLVADQDPQAVLDAIEKHLKAHTPAGAKLTYKPKEKAFAFNVDPSHPMLQKAADAFGAVYGTRALFTKDGGSIPIVEKLSSTLNAPAVMMGFGLPDENLHAPNEHFNLENFDLGLLTIVEYLQSI; encoded by the coding sequence ATGAACGCAGACTATAAAGCGTATTTCGAACAGCATCGGGAAGAGCACTTGAATGAATTGAAGGAATGGCTGGCCATTCCAAGCATATCGGCTTTGTCAGAGCATAAAGGGGATGTCGCGAAGGCGGCTGACTGGCTCGCTCATAAATTGAAGGCCGCTGGCCTGGAGCATGTGGAGATTCATTCCACCGCCGGGCATCCGATCATTACGGCAGATTATTTGCATGCAGAAGGCAAGCCGACTGTGCTCATTTACGGTCACTATGATGTACAGCCGGTGGATCCGCTTCATTTGTGGGAGACGCCGCCATTTGAGCCGGATGTACGAAACGGCAAGCTGTATGCGCGCGGCGCTACGGACGACAAGGGACAGCTGTTTCTTCACGTCAAGGCCGTGGAGGCGATTCTGAAGCAGGAGCAGAGCCTGCCCGTTAATGTCAAATTCTGCATCGAAGGCGAGGAGGAAGTATCGAGCCCTAACCTGCCTTTGTACCTCGAGCAGCACAAGGACAAGCTCGCAGCCGACGCCATCCTGATCTCGGATACCTCCCTCTTAGCCCCCGGCAAGCCGGCGATTTCTACTGGCCTGCGCGGATTGTGCTCGCTGGAGCTTACTTTAGAGACCGCCAACACGGATCTACACTCCGGTACATACGGCGGCGGCGTACCGAACGCACTCCATGCCATGGTAGAGCTGCTCTCTTCTCTCCATGACAAGCAGGGCCGCGTCAGCGTAGAGGGCTTCTATGATGGAGTTCAGGAGCTGTCAGCAGAAATGCGGGAGGAATTTGCCAAGCAGGAATTCGATGAAGAGCAGCTAAAGGAGTCTCTCGCACTGGACTCCCTATACGGTGAAGAAGGCTTCTCCTTCGTGGAACGTGTAGGTGCCCGGCCGACTCTGGAATTGAACGGGGTGTATGGTGGATTTCAGGGAGAAGGCAGTAAGACAGTTATCCCTAAAGAAGCGCATGCGAAGATCACCTGCCGCCTGGTTGCAGACCAGGATCCGCAGGCTGTACTGGATGCCATCGAGAAGCACTTGAAGGCACATACGCCTGCCGGCGCAAAGCTGACCTACAAGCCGAAGGAGAAAGCGTTCGCCTTCAATGTCGATCCCTCCCACCCAATGCTGCAAAAAGCAGCCGATGCGTTTGGAGCGGTCTATGGCACCCGCGCGCTGTTCACCAAAGACGGCGGCTCCATTCCGATTGTGGAGAAGCTTTCCAGCACACTGAACGCGCCTGCCGTTATGATGGGCTTTGGTCTTCCGGATGAAAATCTGCATGCGCCGAATGAGCACTTTAATTTAGAGAACTTCGACCTCGGTCTATTGACCATTGTGGAGTATCTTCAATCCATTTAA
- the nrdR gene encoding transcriptional regulator NrdR: MKCPYCSFAGTKVLDSRPANENKSIRRRRECEQCSRRFTTFEMVEETPLMVIKKDGSREEFSREKVLRGLIRACEKRPVSADQLDQLVSEVEKSLRNTAAAEVESREIGELLMEQLYPVDEVAYVRFASVYRQFKDINMFMKELKTLLSKDHIADRS, from the coding sequence ATGAAATGCCCATATTGCAGCTTCGCCGGTACCAAGGTGCTGGATTCCCGTCCCGCGAACGAGAATAAGTCGATTCGCCGCCGCCGGGAGTGTGAGCAATGCAGCCGCCGGTTTACCACCTTTGAAATGGTGGAGGAAACGCCGCTCATGGTTATCAAAAAGGATGGCAGCCGCGAGGAGTTCAGCCGTGAGAAGGTGCTGCGAGGATTGATTCGAGCCTGTGAGAAGCGGCCGGTGTCTGCGGATCAGCTGGATCAGCTGGTGTCCGAGGTGGAGAAATCGCTGCGCAATACCGCCGCGGCCGAAGTCGAAAGCCGGGAGATAGGGGAGCTGCTTATGGAGCAGCTGTATCCTGTGGACGAGGTGGCCTACGTACGCTTCGCTTCTGTTTACCGGCAGTTCAAGGATATCAACATGTTTATGAAGGAACTGAAAACTCTGCTGTCTAAAGATCATATCGCAGATCGTTCTTGA
- a CDS encoding alpha/beta-type small acid-soluble spore protein translates to MGQGSRNSNNLVVARANGALEQMKYEVAQELGISIPQDGYQGNMTSYENGSIGGYITKRLVTLAEQQLAGQYSGQ, encoded by the coding sequence ATGGGACAAGGCAGCAGAAACAGCAACAACCTGGTCGTCGCTCGTGCTAACGGTGCGCTTGAGCAAATGAAGTACGAGGTAGCTCAGGAGCTGGGCATCAGCATTCCACAAGACGGATACCAAGGTAACATGACTTCCTACGAGAACGGTTCGATCGGGGGATACATTACCAAGCGTCTGGTAACCCTGGCCGAGCAGCAATTGGCTGGACAATACTCCGGTCAATAA
- a CDS encoding lytic transglycosylase domain-containing protein, whose product MIWLRKKRVLLPVLITFIAVLFLSSHWMTWIYPIYYKNEIRKHAEYYEVDPFLVASIIRVETNYKPGKESKRGALGLMQLMPDTANWAMEMAKLPAITLDRVKHEADANIQLGTWYIQKLHQEMDGNPVAAIAAYNAGPGNVRSWLRKGLWDGSYDNVKDIPIGETRHYVQRVVYYYDQYRDVYDSF is encoded by the coding sequence ATGATCTGGCTGCGAAAGAAAAGGGTGCTGCTGCCCGTTCTGATTACGTTTATCGCTGTACTGTTTCTAAGCAGTCACTGGATGACCTGGATTTATCCGATTTATTACAAGAATGAAATTCGCAAGCATGCTGAATATTATGAGGTGGACCCCTTCCTGGTGGCCTCCATTATTCGAGTGGAGACGAACTACAAGCCGGGGAAGGAATCCAAAAGAGGGGCGCTGGGCCTTATGCAGCTGATGCCGGATACCGCTAACTGGGCCATGGAAATGGCCAAGCTGCCTGCGATCACGCTGGATCGGGTGAAGCATGAGGCGGATGCCAATATCCAGCTCGGCACCTGGTACATCCAGAAGCTGCACCAAGAGATGGACGGCAATCCGGTGGCGGCCATTGCAGCGTACAACGCAGGTCCCGGCAATGTGAGAAGCTGGCTTCGAAAAGGTCTGTGGGACGGCAGCTATGACAATGTGAAGGATATACCGATTGGAGAGACGCGGCATTATGTGCAGCGGGTGGTGTACTATTACGATCAGTATCGTGACGTGTACGATTCTTTTTAA
- the coaE gene encoding dephospho-CoA kinase (Dephospho-CoA kinase (CoaE) performs the final step in coenzyme A biosynthesis.), translating into MNIGLTGGIATGKSTVSSMFVRKGALLVDADAIAREVMLPGHPVLAEVAAHFGPDILGSDGQLNRERLGEIVFNQPQERQALNDITHPAIRREIRDRIQVYEQQHPDSLVIVDIPLLFESGLQAQYDQTLLVYVPAKLQLERLMQRNGLTREQAAARIQSQMDIEEKKSLADYVIDNSGTLDETLHQVEKLWNRIARL; encoded by the coding sequence ATGAATATCGGGTTAACCGGAGGAATTGCAACCGGCAAAAGCACCGTGTCCTCTATGTTTGTCCGGAAGGGAGCCCTGCTGGTGGATGCCGACGCCATTGCCCGGGAGGTCATGCTCCCGGGACATCCGGTGCTGGCTGAGGTGGCGGCACATTTCGGCCCGGACATATTAGGATCGGATGGTCAATTAAACCGCGAGCGGTTAGGGGAAATTGTATTCAATCAGCCGCAGGAGCGGCAGGCGCTGAACGACATTACACATCCGGCGATCCGCCGAGAGATCCGGGACCGGATTCAAGTCTACGAGCAGCAGCATCCTGATTCGCTCGTCATTGTGGACATTCCGCTGCTGTTTGAATCGGGCCTGCAAGCCCAGTATGATCAAACGCTGCTCGTGTACGTGCCGGCGAAGCTTCAGCTAGAACGCTTGATGCAGCGTAATGGACTGACACGAGAGCAGGCAGCAGCGCGGATTCAAAGCCAGATGGACATTGAAGAGAAGAAGAGCCTGGCTGATTATGTGATCGACAACAGCGGCACGCTGGACGAGACCCTTCATCAGGTGGAGAAGCTGTGGAACAGGATCGCCCGGCTATGA
- a CDS encoding manganese efflux pump, which produces MLQLLLTPVLLALALSLDGFGAGITYGIRRMRLPLLSVIIISLCSGLVLCISMQAGTLLQSMISRQAAAVSGAGILILLGCWSLLQQWRGRHESDLDDASRSESVSLSEAGLPVTKTGTSGRSEPSSQSLSAEKVFTLEIRKLGLVIQIRKSPSRADLDHSGSISSMEAMWLGIALSLDAFGAGLGAAMMGISPWLTSVISALFCGAFLMLGMKVGFKAASGQRMQLLSLLPAMLLIVMGIMKLL; this is translated from the coding sequence GTGCTACAGCTATTGTTGACACCGGTGCTGCTGGCCCTGGCACTGAGCCTGGATGGCTTTGGGGCCGGCATTACATACGGGATTCGGAGAATGCGGCTCCCGCTGCTGTCGGTGATCATTATTTCCTTATGCTCGGGTCTGGTGCTATGTATCTCCATGCAGGCAGGTACACTGCTGCAGAGCATGATATCGAGGCAGGCAGCTGCCGTTTCGGGAGCGGGAATCTTGATTCTGCTGGGGTGCTGGTCACTGCTGCAGCAATGGCGCGGCAGGCATGAATCTGATCTGGATGACGCCTCTCGAAGCGAGTCCGTATCGTTATCGGAAGCGGGACTGCCGGTGACAAAGACCGGGACCTCGGGACGTTCAGAGCCATCCTCGCAGAGCCTGTCGGCCGAGAAGGTGTTTACCCTGGAAATCAGGAAGCTGGGCCTGGTCATTCAGATCCGCAAAAGTCCCTCCCGCGCGGACTTGGATCATTCCGGCAGTATTTCTTCCATGGAAGCGATGTGGCTGGGTATTGCCTTGTCCCTGGATGCTTTCGGCGCGGGGCTGGGCGCTGCCATGATGGGGATCTCACCTTGGCTGACGTCTGTCATATCCGCGTTGTTCTGCGGGGCGTTTCTGATGCTGGGAATGAAGGTCGGCTTCAAAGCAGCTTCTGGCCAAAGAATGCAGCTGCTGTCGTTGTTGCCGGCCATGTTATTGATTGTCATGGGGATTATGAAGCTGTTATGA
- the mutM gene encoding DNA-formamidopyrimidine glycosylase produces MPELPEVETVKRTLNQLVQGKHIIDVTVRLPRIIQRPDDAEAFAFMLKGHTIQKVERRGKFLRIMLDGLVLVSHLRMEGRYGLYRKEEPIELHTHVVFHFDDGTELRYKDVRQFGTMHIFAAGEEFNHPPLLKLGYEPLDDTFTLGAFKDMLVTKKTKIKVVLLNQAYVVGLGNIYVDEALHRAGIHPERAANQLSDQETEALHRSIISTLSEAVEAGGSSIKSYVNGQGEAGRFQHSLRVYGRKNEPCDQCGQAIVKTVVGGRGTHFCPDCQSLKQHIDV; encoded by the coding sequence ATGCCGGAATTGCCGGAAGTTGAAACCGTAAAGCGAACTCTGAATCAGCTGGTTCAGGGCAAGCATATTATAGATGTTACCGTCAGGCTGCCGAGAATTATTCAGCGGCCTGATGATGCGGAGGCGTTTGCCTTCATGCTCAAGGGCCACACCATTCAAAAGGTAGAGCGCCGCGGCAAGTTTTTGAGAATTATGCTGGATGGTCTGGTGCTGGTCTCACATCTCCGGATGGAGGGCAGGTACGGGCTGTATCGGAAGGAAGAGCCGATTGAGCTGCATACACATGTCGTTTTTCACTTTGATGATGGCACAGAGCTGCGCTACAAGGATGTACGTCAATTTGGAACGATGCATATTTTCGCGGCTGGCGAGGAATTTAATCATCCTCCACTGCTTAAGCTGGGGTATGAGCCGCTGGACGATACGTTCACGCTGGGCGCCTTCAAGGATATGCTCGTGACCAAAAAAACCAAAATCAAGGTCGTGCTGCTCAACCAGGCTTATGTTGTAGGTCTGGGCAACATTTATGTGGATGAAGCTCTGCACCGGGCGGGAATCCACCCGGAGCGGGCCGCGAATCAGCTGAGCGATCAGGAAACGGAAGCTCTGCACCGCTCCATCATTTCGACGCTGTCCGAGGCGGTTGAAGCTGGCGGCTCCTCCATTAAATCCTACGTAAACGGACAGGGAGAGGCGGGGCGCTTTCAGCATAGCCTGCGGGTGTATGGACGCAAGAATGAGCCCTGCGACCAGTGCGGTCAAGCGATTGTGAAGACGGTAGTAGGCGGCCGGGGTACGCATTTTTGCCCGGACTGCCAGTCCTTGAAGCAGCATATAGATGTATAA
- the polA gene encoding DNA polymerase I — MDKLIVIDGNNIIYRAFFAMPPLTNASGQQTNAVYGFTTMLLRLIEDYKPSHMMVAFDAGKETFRHADYQEYKGKREKTPPELSGQFPLLKELLQGLGVPQFEIAGYEADDIIGTLTRMADEEKRNVIVVSGDKDMLQLASDNVTIAMVRKGVTDIESYGPSEIQDKYGLTPQQIIDLKGLMGDASDNIPGIPGVGEKTALKLLHEYGSVEQVLERSDELKGKMKEKVQTHADSAVLSKKLATIHREVPLEQVWDDMKFDGLHPDTAGPALAKLEFKSLLERLNLSGQDAGTAADPARPEAEVQVRTVTMDDMHELSAVLSDVKVLHVETHGDNPHHAELVGLSLATGDTQYYISPAVLQSEGAEPVREWLADSSIPKNGYDLHRVDLALHAHGILFAGAAFDVHLAAYLLDPTEGNQTLSGLAAKYGMSHLVSDDDVFGKGAKWKLPDEEKLSGHLARKCAAVAQIVPMQEKELNDNGMLPLFHDLEMPLSRILADMEKQGIAVNREELKSLGQEFQQQIEKLAAEIYRIAGEEFNLNSPKQLGEILFVKLELPVIKKTKTGYSTDAEVLEKLAPYHDIVQLILQYRTIAKLQSTYVEGLLKEVSDESGKVHTYYRQTIAATGRLSSQFPNLQNIPIRLEEGRKLRKVFVPSEPGWSILAADYSQIELRVLAHISDDERLKEAFVQDLDIHTKTAMDVFRVSQDEVDGNMRRSAKAVNFGIVYGISDYGLSQNLNITRKEAASFIDQYFEVFQGVRRYMDEIVQQARKDGYVKTLLERRRYLPEINARNFNLRSFAERTAMNTPIQGTAADIIKLAMVHMDAALAERKLKSRMLLQVHDELVFEVPQEELETMKTLVPEVMSRALELSVPLKAEVSFGDNWYEAK, encoded by the coding sequence TTGGACAAGCTGATTGTCATTGATGGAAACAATATTATTTACCGGGCATTCTTCGCCATGCCGCCGCTCACGAACGCCAGCGGTCAGCAGACGAATGCGGTGTACGGCTTTACGACGATGCTGCTGCGCTTGATTGAGGACTACAAGCCTTCACATATGATGGTTGCTTTTGACGCAGGTAAGGAGACGTTCCGGCATGCGGACTACCAGGAATATAAGGGAAAGCGGGAGAAAACACCGCCGGAGCTCTCCGGCCAGTTTCCGCTGCTCAAGGAGCTTCTTCAGGGACTCGGAGTTCCGCAGTTTGAGATCGCCGGCTACGAGGCCGACGATATTATTGGTACGCTCACCCGAATGGCTGATGAAGAGAAGCGTAACGTCATCGTCGTCTCCGGGGATAAGGATATGCTGCAGCTGGCGTCGGATAATGTCACGATTGCAATGGTGCGCAAGGGTGTTACGGATATTGAGTCATACGGACCGTCCGAGATTCAGGATAAGTATGGCTTGACCCCGCAGCAGATCATTGATCTCAAAGGACTGATGGGCGATGCCTCGGATAACATCCCCGGAATCCCGGGTGTTGGAGAGAAGACCGCTCTGAAGCTGCTGCATGAGTACGGATCGGTGGAGCAGGTGCTGGAGAGATCTGATGAGCTGAAGGGCAAGATGAAGGAGAAGGTTCAGACCCATGCCGACTCCGCCGTCCTCAGCAAAAAGCTGGCGACGATTCACCGTGAGGTTCCGCTGGAGCAAGTGTGGGACGATATGAAATTTGACGGATTGCATCCGGATACGGCGGGCCCGGCTCTGGCCAAGCTGGAATTCAAATCGCTGCTGGAACGCTTGAACCTGAGCGGCCAGGATGCCGGGACTGCCGCGGACCCTGCACGTCCGGAAGCCGAGGTGCAGGTAAGGACTGTAACCATGGATGACATGCATGAGCTGTCTGCAGTGCTAAGTGACGTGAAGGTGCTTCATGTGGAAACCCATGGAGACAACCCGCATCATGCTGAGCTGGTCGGGCTGAGTCTTGCGACTGGAGATACACAGTATTATATCTCGCCAGCGGTTCTGCAGAGCGAAGGAGCAGAGCCGGTCCGGGAGTGGCTGGCAGACAGCAGCATTCCGAAGAACGGCTACGATCTGCACCGGGTAGATCTGGCGCTGCATGCACATGGCATACTCTTTGCGGGAGCTGCCTTTGATGTGCATCTTGCAGCGTACTTGCTGGATCCGACGGAAGGCAATCAGACGTTGAGCGGACTGGCAGCAAAGTATGGCATGTCGCATCTGGTTTCCGATGATGATGTGTTTGGCAAGGGAGCCAAGTGGAAATTACCGGATGAAGAGAAGCTGAGCGGCCATTTGGCCAGAAAGTGCGCAGCCGTCGCCCAGATTGTGCCGATGCAGGAGAAGGAGCTTAATGACAATGGCATGCTTCCTCTCTTTCACGACCTGGAAATGCCGCTGTCCCGTATTCTTGCAGATATGGAGAAGCAGGGCATTGCAGTCAACCGGGAGGAGCTGAAGTCTCTCGGGCAGGAATTTCAGCAGCAGATTGAGAAGCTTGCGGCCGAGATTTATCGTATTGCCGGCGAGGAATTCAATCTGAATTCGCCGAAGCAGCTGGGCGAAATCTTGTTCGTCAAGCTGGAGCTGCCAGTCATCAAGAAGACAAAAACGGGATATTCTACAGATGCAGAAGTGCTGGAAAAGCTGGCGCCTTACCATGATATTGTTCAGCTGATCCTTCAATACCGTACAATCGCCAAGCTGCAGTCTACTTATGTAGAAGGACTGCTCAAGGAAGTCTCAGACGAGTCCGGCAAGGTGCATACATACTATCGCCAGACGATTGCAGCAACAGGCCGCCTTAGCAGCCAGTTCCCGAATCTGCAGAACATTCCGATCCGTCTGGAGGAAGGCCGGAAGCTGCGGAAGGTATTTGTCCCGTCCGAGCCGGGCTGGTCGATTCTGGCGGCAGACTATTCCCAGATCGAGCTGCGGGTGCTGGCCCATATTTCGGACGATGAGCGTCTGAAGGAAGCCTTCGTTCAGGATCTGGATATTCACACCAAAACCGCCATGGATGTGTTTCGGGTGTCTCAGGATGAGGTGGACGGAAATATGAGGCGCTCCGCCAAGGCCGTTAATTTCGGGATTGTGTACGGGATTAGCGACTATGGATTGTCGCAGAATCTGAACATTACCCGGAAGGAGGCGGCTTCCTTTATCGATCAGTATTTTGAGGTGTTCCAGGGTGTACGCCGATACATGGATGAGATTGTGCAGCAGGCCCGCAAGGATGGGTATGTCAAAACCTTGCTGGAGCGCCGGCGCTATCTGCCAGAGATTAACGCACGGAACTTTAATCTGCGCTCGTTTGCGGAGCGGACGGCGATGAACACGCCGATTCAGGGAACCGCAGCCGATATTATCAAGCTGGCGATGGTGCATATGGATGCAGCCTTGGCAGAGCGGAAGCTCAAGAGCCGCATGCTGCTGCAGGTGCATGATGAATTGGTGTTTGAGGTGCCGCAGGAGGAGCTGGAGACGATGAAGACCCTGGTGCCGGAAGTAATGAGCCGGGCGCTGGAGCTCTCTGTGCCGCTGAAGGCGGAGGTCAGCTTTGGAGACAATTGGTACGAGGCTAAATAA
- the phoU gene encoding phosphate signaling complex protein PhoU: MIRRIGFDQQLEELKNLLKKMSTHMEQALQEAVISLKTMDVEKAKKVVEEDARLNAMEEQILDIGSRLIVTQQPVAKDLRRILVAFRIASDLERMGDLARDVAKVTIRLENEPLIKPLVDIPRMAEIVGVMVSESIESYLEENTDLAYKMASDDDQVDHLYSSILQDLFQYIRTSPEGANQAMLLVMVGRYIERIGDHATNIGESTVYLVTGNRPDLNQ, from the coding sequence ATGATCCGGAGAATTGGTTTTGACCAGCAGCTCGAAGAGCTGAAGAATCTGCTCAAGAAAATGAGCACTCACATGGAACAAGCGCTGCAGGAGGCTGTAATCTCGCTCAAGACGATGGATGTAGAGAAAGCGAAGAAGGTCGTTGAAGAGGATGCTCGCCTCAATGCTATGGAAGAACAAATTCTGGATATCGGTTCCCGCTTGATCGTTACACAGCAGCCAGTGGCGAAGGATCTGCGACGTATTCTGGTGGCATTTCGAATTGCTAGCGATTTGGAGCGCATGGGAGATCTGGCCCGTGACGTTGCGAAGGTAACGATTCGTTTGGAGAATGAGCCGCTGATTAAGCCGCTTGTCGATATTCCAAGAATGGCGGAGATTGTCGGCGTCATGGTTTCCGAATCCATCGAATCCTATTTGGAGGAGAATACCGATCTTGCTTACAAAATGGCTTCCGATGACGATCAAGTGGACCATCTGTACAGCAGCATTTTGCAGGATCTGTTCCAATATATCCGTACCTCGCCGGAAGGCGCGAATCAAGCTATGCTGCTCGTCATGGTCGGTCGTTACATTGAACGCATCGGAGACCATGCAACCAACATTGGTGAAAGCACCGTCTACCTCGTTACAGGCAACCGCCCGGACCTGAATCAATAA
- the pstB gene encoding phosphate ABC transporter ATP-binding protein PstB, whose translation MESIIEIKQLDLYYDTFHALKQVNLDIPEKAVTAFIGPSGCGKSTLLRTLNRMNDMVLGTRIEGSVKINGTDIYQEAMYVEELRKQVGMVFQQPNPFPKSIYDNVAYGPRLHGVRDKSELDSIVEQSLKQAALWDEVKDFLKRSALSLSGGQQQRLCIARALAVQPDILLMDEATSALDPISTLKIEELVQELKHKYTIVMVTHNMHQAARISDRTVFFLTGEVVEAEQTEVLFSTPSDSRTEDYISGRFG comes from the coding sequence ATGGAATCCATTATTGAAATCAAGCAATTAGACCTGTATTACGATACATTTCACGCACTAAAGCAAGTCAATCTAGATATTCCGGAAAAGGCGGTCACGGCCTTTATCGGTCCATCCGGCTGCGGTAAGTCAACCCTGCTCCGGACGCTGAACCGGATGAACGATATGGTTCTCGGAACTCGAATTGAAGGCAGCGTCAAGATCAATGGCACGGATATTTATCAAGAGGCCATGTATGTAGAGGAGCTTCGCAAGCAGGTCGGCATGGTGTTTCAGCAGCCGAATCCTTTTCCGAAATCCATATACGATAATGTCGCATACGGTCCACGCCTTCATGGTGTCCGTGATAAATCCGAGCTCGACTCCATCGTAGAGCAGAGCCTGAAGCAGGCCGCCCTGTGGGACGAGGTGAAGGATTTTCTGAAGCGCTCCGCGCTCAGCCTCTCCGGCGGACAACAGCAGCGCCTGTGCATTGCGCGCGCATTGGCGGTCCAGCCGGACATTTTATTGATGGATGAGGCTACTTCGGCCTTGGACCCGATCTCTACACTGAAGATTGAAGAATTGGTTCAGGAGTTAAAGCATAAGTATACGATTGTTATGGTTACGCACAACATGCACCAAGCCGCCCGGATATCCGACCGCACCGTGTTTTTCCTGACCGGTGAGGTTGTAGAGGCGGAGCAGACCGAGGTTCTGTTCTCGACCCCTTCCGATTCCCGCACCGAGGATTACATCTCCGGCCGCTTCGGATAA
- a CDS encoding methyl-accepting chemotaxis protein, whose product MTLLMTKPQAQAAVPVQAGASAMTSNNSGMMQGNQQEAQETSLGSWRAVPSISYNQSCLQVIRLFKQNPEAPCMIVCDADQMPTGIVMRDSFYRLMSGRFAREIYDQRPVIAIAAKVPMIVEQSQPVAEILQQALMRSEADFYDCVVVTQNNQLLGVLTVRDLLRLSAELQDETETRREEMIQDSHRHTQDIGSSLSGVRAAADVTLQKCRQISEWSVIGKQKLQSVHSSYHHLLTDMEKRAELMSRLQDNTAGVSRITDQIADLAGQSSLLALNASIEAARAGEHGRGFQVVASEVQSLAKQTHELSGSINRMLNQISQMVADTAGAAAAALNEIRSCEAYISEGSQSFHQMEQAAGEVSAAGSQVFTLTEDTSRVLQQIQRELASIQRSTQS is encoded by the coding sequence ATGACGCTTCTTATGACAAAGCCTCAGGCTCAAGCTGCTGTTCCGGTACAAGCCGGAGCGTCTGCAATGACAAGTAACAATTCAGGAATGATGCAGGGGAATCAGCAAGAAGCCCAGGAGACAAGCCTTGGCTCTTGGAGGGCCGTGCCTTCTATCAGCTACAATCAGAGCTGTCTTCAGGTGATCCGTTTATTCAAGCAGAATCCGGAGGCGCCTTGTATGATTGTATGCGATGCGGACCAGATGCCGACAGGAATCGTGATGCGGGACAGCTTCTACAGATTGATGAGTGGACGGTTTGCGAGAGAAATTTATGATCAGCGGCCAGTCATTGCGATTGCGGCCAAGGTTCCTATGATTGTTGAGCAGTCTCAGCCTGTAGCTGAGATTCTCCAGCAAGCACTAATGCGCTCTGAAGCAGATTTCTATGATTGTGTTGTCGTCACTCAGAACAATCAATTGCTGGGCGTCTTGACTGTACGTGACTTGCTGCGGCTCTCCGCAGAGCTTCAGGATGAAACGGAGACCCGCCGGGAAGAAATGATACAAGACAGCCATCGCCATACACAGGATATTGGCAGCTCGCTCTCCGGTGTAAGGGCGGCTGCGGATGTGACGCTTCAGAAATGCCGTCAGATCTCGGAGTGGTCTGTCATCGGCAAGCAGAAGCTCCAGTCTGTTCACAGCTCTTACCATCATCTGCTGACAGATATGGAGAAAAGAGCGGAGCTGATGTCCCGCCTGCAGGACAATACGGCTGGTGTATCGCGGATAACGGATCAGATCGCTGATTTAGCCGGTCAAAGCAGCCTTCTGGCGCTCAACGCGTCCATTGAGGCAGCCCGGGCTGGAGAGCATGGGCGGGGCTTTCAGGTCGTCGCTTCAGAGGTTCAATCTCTGGCCAAGCAGACGCATGAGCTTTCCGGCAGCATCAACCGAATGCTGAATCAGATTTCCCAAATGGTAGCCGATACAGCAGGAGCTGCGGCCGCAGCTTTGAATGAAATTCGTTCTTGTGAAGCATACATATCAGAAGGCAGCCAATCGTTCCATCAGATGGAGCAGGCCGCCGGTGAGGTTTCTGCAGCGGGCAGTCAGGTATTTACGTTAACGGAGGATACGTCGCGGGTGCTGCAGCAGATTCAACGGGAGCTAGCTTCGATCCAGCGATCAACCCAGAGTTAA